The proteins below come from a single Fusarium verticillioides 7600 chromosome 3, whole genome shotgun sequence genomic window:
- a CDS encoding alkaline phosphatase D — protein sequence MNGIIHNCTHKDAGEDVSFRLSEEEMFIRIFNYIEHLFGKIKPKQLFFMAIDGVAPRAKMNQQRSRRFRTALDAEKAREKAIKEGVELPKEEPFDSNCITPGTEFMAKLSQQLRYFVNKKVSEDTDWQGCEIVLSGHEVPGEGEHKIMEYIRNAKAQPNYNQNVRHCLYGLDADLIMLGLLSHDPHFCLLREEVTFGRASKTKSKELEHQNFYLLHLCIVREYLEMEFQELQKDGALSFPFNLERVIDDFILMAFFVGNDFLPNLPSLHINEGALAKMFRIYKSILPKCDGYINENGVINMERLQRLLGELSKTEIDAFENDVSDEKWFASKQMEKKLENKNAEAKAPKGGQLVITSAQRDLWKQKIRPYISKRSEHPLDLGTSLKAADRKFVQDLADSMHLQWSTKEDDEGHRHLIVSFPPKVKENADDDDEDDDDDEEGNLAAYRVMKTYDKAMVIDLTPEDAQKHYEKLYQDKYQGWKTKYYLQKFEEWAPDNYDKELTALCENYVQGLQWVLYYYYQGIASWPWFYGYHYAPLISDVVKGVGADLNFKKGQPFLPYEQLMGVLPDRSKKIVPKVYHDLMTNPDSPIIDFYPRDFELDMNGKKMDWEAVVKIPFIDEKRLLTAMAPKNELLEPDEKARNGFGVPLKFTYSPEVDFVYPSPLPGVFPEIQNCRCIENIFDLPDMEGLEYLSGLTNGALLSVDALAGFPSLHTLPYTAQLVEGYGVNVFQADSRNPSICVTLTETENRTKIETWKAKIGQRCFVGYPFLQEAKVIKVQDELFSYEMADNGKDIVAKDHNNREAADWAKEADYLENWHAKRLAITIGQVECLVYVHMLKGLIRTEEGALIKEYAENPSLRSTYAAQTIVDEVVNEDERFIEKEALPIDEEFPRGTRAFFLGEYAYGRPLEVAAHANNKAEIVVSMLKNKEPDFAKQIIHQAERSNPYTPSFAVAKQLGIHPLVLSKITSSYQIINSAGLRLNLGLNLKFEGRKLKVLGYSRKSHTGWEFSGMAIKLIADYMVAFPDFFAAIQREPQKSEVLETDLWNDPSVASQRVKEIVAWLKKQETSKFERVPLEAEQLDSEVVKALANVGEQIHAASQDIEIKKLRSVPRSALLKPSDAEMVLGSQNFALGDRVTYVSAAGKVPIATRGTVAGISRTATALLLDVVWDTSFMSGTTLNERAPMFRGQTVASSSVLNTTNKQVISTTSKSQQRRPVSAAHGGYANVGVTQYKDAPAPGPLRGGWRGALNGSNSPGRNSPGRGRGNGARGGAPNLMHSTLVYRNGPPDGASQGQDANGHGTQGRGGRGRARGTHHSPPGPERHQGVEPPQEQKYGNVPPPASLDSPRGRGRGRGRGGRGRGGASRGRGNGGAAADGTQG from the exons ATGAATGGTATCATACATAACTGTACCCACAAGGATGCGGGTGAGGATGTATCATTCCGCCTCAGCGAGGAGGAAATGTTCATTCGTATATTCAACTACATTGAGCATTTGTTCGGAAAGATCAAGCCCAAACAACTCTTTTTCATGGCTATTGACGGTGTTGCGCCGCGAGCCAAGATGAACCAGCAACGTTCTCGGCGTTTTAGGACTGCCCTCGATGCTGAAAAGGCCCGTGAAAAGGCCATCAAGGAAGGTGTCGAGCTTCCCAAAGAGGAGCCTTTTGACAGTAACTGCATCACCCCCG GCACGGAGTTCATGGCAAAATTATCCCAGCAATTGAGGTATTtcgtcaacaagaaggtGTCCGAGGACACAGATTGGCAGGGTTGTGAAATTGTGCTATCCGGCCATGAAGTTCCTGGCGAGGGAGAGCACAAGATCATGGAATATATTCGAAATGCTAAAGCCCAGCCAAACTACAACCAGAACGTCAGGCACTGCCTGTatggtcttgatgctgatCTGATCATGCTCGGTCTGCTCAGCCACGACCCTCATTTCTGTCTTCTCCGAGAAGAGGTTACATTCGGACGGGCTTCAAAGACCAAGTCCAAAGAACTCGAGCATCAAAACTTCtatctgcttcatctttgcATAGTCAGAGAATATTTGGAGATGGAAtttcaagagcttcaaaaGGATGGGGCCCTGAGCTTTCCCTTTAATCTTGAAAGAGTCATTGATGACTTTATTTTGATGGCGTTCTTCGTGGGGAACGATTTCTTGCCCAACTTACCCAGTTTGCACATTAACGAAGGTGCTTTGGCAAAAATGTTTAGAATCTACAAATCTATCCTCCCGAAATGCGATGGATACATCAACGAGAATGGAGTTATCAATATGGAGCGACTACAGCGCCTCCTCGGCGAACTTTCCAAGACCGAAATCGATGCTTTCGAGAACGACGTATCTGATGAAAAGTGGTTCGCGTCAAAAcagatggaaaagaaacTTGAAAACAAAAACGCCGAAGCGAAAGCGCCCAAAGGGGGTCAGCTGGTGATCACCTCAGCGCAGCGCGATTTATGGAAACAAAAGATTCGACCCTATATTTCGAAACGCTCCGAACATCCTTTGGACCTCGGTACAAGTCTCAAGGCCGCTGATCGTAAGTTTGTTCAGGACTTGGCCGATTCAATGCACCTCCAGTGGTCCACTaaggaggacgatgaggGGCACCGTCATCTGATTGTATCTTTCCCccccaaggtcaaggagaatgccgacgacgacgacgaggatgatgatgacgacgaggaaggTAATCTAGCTGCCTACCGGGTAATGAAGACGTACGACAAGGCGATGGTGATCGACTTGACTCCCGAAGATGCCCAGAAGCATTACGAGAAGCTCTACCAAGACAAATACCAAGGCTGGAAGACAAAATACTATCTCCAGAAGTTTGAAGAGTGGGCACCTGACAATTACGACAAGGAGCTCACAGCGCTTTGCGAGAACTACGTCCAGGGTCTCCAGTGGGTCTTGTACTACTACTATCAAGGAATtgcatcatggccttggTTCTACGGGTACCATTATGCACCACTTATTTCCG ATGTCGTCAAGGGTGTCGGTGCGgacctcaacttcaaaaaAGGCCAACCTTTTTTGCCATACGAACAACTCATGGGTGTGTTACCGGACCGGAGTAAGAAGATCGTCCCTAAGGTTTACCACGACCTGATGACGAATCCTGACTCTCCAATCATTGACTTCTATCCACGAGACTTCGAACTCGACATGAATGGCAAGAAAATGGACTGGGAAGCAGTTGTCAAGATTCCCTTCATCGACGAAAAACGCTTATTGACCGCGATGGCCCCCAAAAACGAGTTGCTGGAACCTGATGAGAAGGCTCGCAACGGGTTTGGGGTTCCTCTGAAGTTCACCTATTCCCCTGAAGTCGATTTTGTGTATCCTTCACCACTACCTGGCGTTTTCCCAGAGATCCAGAACTGTCGCTGTATTGAGAATATCTTCGACCTTCCGGACATGGAGGGACTTGAATACTTGTCAGGCTTGACTAACGGTGCTTTGCTAAGTGTCGATGCACTGGCCGGCTTCCCTTCGCTGCACACTCTTCCGTATACCGCCCAACTCGTTGAAGGGTACGGTGTCAATGTATTCCAGGCTGACAGCAGAAACCCGAGCATCTGTGTCACACTGACTGAAACGGAGAATCGTACCAAGATAGAAACTTGGAAGGCCAAAATAGGCCAACGATGCTTCGTTGGATACCCATTCCTTCAGGaagccaaagtcatcaaggTGCAAGACGAACTTTTCAGCTACGAAATGGCCGACAATGGTAAAGATATTGTGGCGAAGGACCACAATAACAGGGAGGCTGCCGATTGGGCCAAAGAGGCTGATTATCTGGAGAACTGGCATGCCAAACGCTTGGCAATTACCATCGGACAGGTTGAGTGTTTGGTATATGTCCATATGCTGAAGGGTCTCATTCGTACGGAGGAGGGAGCCCTGATTAAAGAGTATGCTGAGAATCCCAGTCTGAGAAGCACCTATGCTGCGCAGACCATTGTTGACGAAGTCGTTAACGAAGATGAACGCTTCATTGAAAAAGAGGCGTTGCCAATCGATGAAGAATTCCCTCGGGGTACGCGTGCGTTTTTCCTGGGAGAGTACGCATACGGACGCCCCCTTGAAGTTGCTGCCCACGCCAATaacaaggctgagatcgtTGTTTCGATGCTGAAGAATAAGGAACCGGACTTTGCGAAGCAAATTATCCACCAGGCAGAACGCTCCAACCCCTACACCCCTTCTTTTGCTGTTGCCAAGCAGTTGGGAATTCATCCTCTTGTTCTGAGCAAGATTACGTCTTCGTATCAAATTATCAATTCTGCTGGACTTCGACTGAATTTGGGACTGAATTTGAAATTTGAAGGACGAAAACTCAAGGTTCTGGGCTACTCAAGGAAGTCTCACACGGGCTGGGAATTCAGTGGCATGGCAATCAAGTTGATTGCTGACTACATGGTTGCCTTCCCCGATTTCTTTGCGGCCATCCAGAGGGAACCTCAGAAGAGCGAGGTTCTCGAAACCGATCTTTGGAACGACCCCAGTGTTGCTTCACAGAGAGTCAAGGAGATCGTGGCCTGgctcaagaagcaggagaccAGCAAATTCGAGCGTGTTCCTTTGGAAGCTGAGCAACTCGACTCCGAGGTTGTTAAGGCCCTGGCTAATGTCGGAGAACAAATTCatgctgcttctcaagatattGAAATTAAAAAGCTGCGTAGTGTTCCTCGTTCAGCGCTTCTCAAGCCgtctgatgctgagatggtGCTCGGCAGTCAGAACTTTGCCCTGGGAGATCGGGTGACTTACGTCTCTGCCGCTGGAAAAGTTCCTATCGCGACCCGTGGAACTGTTGCTGGTATCAGCCGCACAGCTACCGCTCTGCTTTTAGATGTTGTCTGGGACACATCGTTCATGAGTGGCACTACGCTTAACGAGAGAGCTCCGATGTTCCGTGGACAAACTgtggcatcttcttcggtTCTGAATACCACGAACAAACAAGTAATCTCAACCACAAGCAAGTCACAACAGCGACGACCGGTCTCCGCCGCCCACGGTGGATATGCGAATGTGGGTGTCACACAATATAAGGATGCTCCGGCACCTGGTCCGCTTCGTGGTGGATGGCGCGGAGCCTTGAATGGCTCCAACTCACCTGGGCGCAACTCCCctggacgaggacgaggcaACGGCGCTCGTGGAGGTGCTCCTAACCTCATGCACAGCACCTTGGTTTACCGGAATGGTCCTCCCGACGGCGCATCTCAAGGCCAGGACGCTAATGGGCACGGAACTCAAGGTAGAGGAGGTCGTGGTCGCGCACGCGGTACCCATCATAGTCCCCCCGGTCCTGAGAGGCACCAAGGGGTCGAGCCCCCGCAAGAACAGAAATATGGCAATGTTCCTCCACCAGCCAGCCTTGACTCACCCCGAGGCAGGGGCCGTGGACGTGGACGTGGTGGAAGAGGGCGAGGCGGAGCCAGCCGCGGACGAGGCAACGgaggagctgctgctgatggaacCCAAGGCTAG
- a CDS encoding alkaline phosphatase D, which translates to MGVPKFFRWLSERYPAISQLIAENRIPEFDCLYLDMNGIIHNCTHKDAGEDVSFRLSEEEMFIRIFNYIEHLFGKIKPKQLFFMAIDGVAPRAKMNQQRSRRFRTALDAEKAREKAIKEGVELPKEEPFDSNCITPGTEFMAKLSQQLRYFVNKKVSEDTDWQGCEIVLSGHEVPGEGEHKIMEYIRNAKAQPNYNQNVRHCLYGLDADLIMLGLLSHDPHFCLLREEVTFGRASKTKSKELEHQNFYLLHLCIVREYLEMEFQELQKDGALSFPFNLERVIDDFILMAFFVGNDFLPNLPSLHINEGALAKMFRIYKSILPKCDGYINENGVINMERLQRLLGELSKTEIDAFENDVSDEKWFASKQMEKKLENKNAEAKAPKGGQLVITSAQRDLWKQKIRPYISKRSEHPLDLGTSLKAADRKFVQDLADSMHLQWSTKEDDEGHRHLIVSFPPKVKENADDDDEDDDDDEEGNLAAYRVMKTYDKAMVIDLTPEDAQKHYEKLYQDKYQGWKTKYYLQKFEEWAPDNYDKELTALCENYVQGLQWVLYYYYQGIASWPWFYGYHYAPLISDVVKGVGADLNFKKGQPFLPYEQLMGVLPDRSKKIVPKVYHDLMTNPDSPIIDFYPRDFELDMNGKKMDWEAVVKIPFIDEKRLLTAMAPKNELLEPDEKARNGFGVPLKFTYSPEVDFVYPSPLPGVFPEIQNCRCIENIFDLPDMEGLEYLSGLTNGALLSVDALAGFPSLHTLPYTAQLVEGYGVNVFQADSRNPSICVTLTETENRTKIETWKAKIGQRCFVGYPFLQEAKVIKVQDELFSYEMADNGKDIVAKDHNNREAADWAKEADYLENWHAKRLAITIGQVECLVYVHMLKGLIRTEEGALIKEYAENPSLRSTYAAQTIVDEVVNEDERFIEKEALPIDEEFPRGTRAFFLGEYAYGRPLEVAAHANNKAEIVVSMLKNKEPDFAKQIIHQAERSNPYTPSFAVAKQLGIHPLVLSKITSSYQIINSAGLRLNLGLNLKFEGRKLKVLGYSRKSHTGWEFSGMAIKLIADYMVAFPDFFAAIQREPQKSEVLETDLWNDPSVASQRVKEIVAWLKKQETSKFERVPLEAEQLDSEVVKALANVGEQIHAASQDIEIKKLRSVPRSALLKPSDAEMVLGSQNFALGDRVTYVSAAGKVPIATRGTVAGISRTATALLLDVVWDTSFMSGTTLNERAPMFRGQTVASSSVLNTTNKQVISTTSKSQQRRPVSAAHGGYANVGVTQYKDAPAPGPLRGGWRGALNGSNSPGRNSPGRGRGNGARGGAPNLMHSTLVYRNGPPDGASQGQDANGHGTQGRGGRGRARGTHHSPPGPERHQGVEPPQEQKYGNVPPPASLDSPRGRGRGRGRGGRGRGGASRGRGNGGAAADGTQG; encoded by the exons ATGGG TGTCCCCAAGTTCTTCAGATGGCTCTCAGAACGATATCCCGCCATTTCTCAACTCATCGCCGAAAATAGGATACCCGAATTCGACTGCCTTTAT CTCGACATGAATGGTATCATACATAACTGTACCCACAAGGATGCGGGTGAGGATGTATCATTCCGCCTCAGCGAGGAGGAAATGTTCATTCGTATATTCAACTACATTGAGCATTTGTTCGGAAAGATCAAGCCCAAACAACTCTTTTTCATGGCTATTGACGGTGTTGCGCCGCGAGCCAAGATGAACCAGCAACGTTCTCGGCGTTTTAGGACTGCCCTCGATGCTGAAAAGGCCCGTGAAAAGGCCATCAAGGAAGGTGTCGAGCTTCCCAAAGAGGAGCCTTTTGACAGTAACTGCATCACCCCCG GCACGGAGTTCATGGCAAAATTATCCCAGCAATTGAGGTATTtcgtcaacaagaaggtGTCCGAGGACACAGATTGGCAGGGTTGTGAAATTGTGCTATCCGGCCATGAAGTTCCTGGCGAGGGAGAGCACAAGATCATGGAATATATTCGAAATGCTAAAGCCCAGCCAAACTACAACCAGAACGTCAGGCACTGCCTGTatggtcttgatgctgatCTGATCATGCTCGGTCTGCTCAGCCACGACCCTCATTTCTGTCTTCTCCGAGAAGAGGTTACATTCGGACGGGCTTCAAAGACCAAGTCCAAAGAACTCGAGCATCAAAACTTCtatctgcttcatctttgcATAGTCAGAGAATATTTGGAGATGGAAtttcaagagcttcaaaaGGATGGGGCCCTGAGCTTTCCCTTTAATCTTGAAAGAGTCATTGATGACTTTATTTTGATGGCGTTCTTCGTGGGGAACGATTTCTTGCCCAACTTACCCAGTTTGCACATTAACGAAGGTGCTTTGGCAAAAATGTTTAGAATCTACAAATCTATCCTCCCGAAATGCGATGGATACATCAACGAGAATGGAGTTATCAATATGGAGCGACTACAGCGCCTCCTCGGCGAACTTTCCAAGACCGAAATCGATGCTTTCGAGAACGACGTATCTGATGAAAAGTGGTTCGCGTCAAAAcagatggaaaagaaacTTGAAAACAAAAACGCCGAAGCGAAAGCGCCCAAAGGGGGTCAGCTGGTGATCACCTCAGCGCAGCGCGATTTATGGAAACAAAAGATTCGACCCTATATTTCGAAACGCTCCGAACATCCTTTGGACCTCGGTACAAGTCTCAAGGCCGCTGATCGTAAGTTTGTTCAGGACTTGGCCGATTCAATGCACCTCCAGTGGTCCACTaaggaggacgatgaggGGCACCGTCATCTGATTGTATCTTTCCCccccaaggtcaaggagaatgccgacgacgacgacgaggatgatgatgacgacgaggaaggTAATCTAGCTGCCTACCGGGTAATGAAGACGTACGACAAGGCGATGGTGATCGACTTGACTCCCGAAGATGCCCAGAAGCATTACGAGAAGCTCTACCAAGACAAATACCAAGGCTGGAAGACAAAATACTATCTCCAGAAGTTTGAAGAGTGGGCACCTGACAATTACGACAAGGAGCTCACAGCGCTTTGCGAGAACTACGTCCAGGGTCTCCAGTGGGTCTTGTACTACTACTATCAAGGAATtgcatcatggccttggTTCTACGGGTACCATTATGCACCACTTATTTCCG ATGTCGTCAAGGGTGTCGGTGCGgacctcaacttcaaaaaAGGCCAACCTTTTTTGCCATACGAACAACTCATGGGTGTGTTACCGGACCGGAGTAAGAAGATCGTCCCTAAGGTTTACCACGACCTGATGACGAATCCTGACTCTCCAATCATTGACTTCTATCCACGAGACTTCGAACTCGACATGAATGGCAAGAAAATGGACTGGGAAGCAGTTGTCAAGATTCCCTTCATCGACGAAAAACGCTTATTGACCGCGATGGCCCCCAAAAACGAGTTGCTGGAACCTGATGAGAAGGCTCGCAACGGGTTTGGGGTTCCTCTGAAGTTCACCTATTCCCCTGAAGTCGATTTTGTGTATCCTTCACCACTACCTGGCGTTTTCCCAGAGATCCAGAACTGTCGCTGTATTGAGAATATCTTCGACCTTCCGGACATGGAGGGACTTGAATACTTGTCAGGCTTGACTAACGGTGCTTTGCTAAGTGTCGATGCACTGGCCGGCTTCCCTTCGCTGCACACTCTTCCGTATACCGCCCAACTCGTTGAAGGGTACGGTGTCAATGTATTCCAGGCTGACAGCAGAAACCCGAGCATCTGTGTCACACTGACTGAAACGGAGAATCGTACCAAGATAGAAACTTGGAAGGCCAAAATAGGCCAACGATGCTTCGTTGGATACCCATTCCTTCAGGaagccaaagtcatcaaggTGCAAGACGAACTTTTCAGCTACGAAATGGCCGACAATGGTAAAGATATTGTGGCGAAGGACCACAATAACAGGGAGGCTGCCGATTGGGCCAAAGAGGCTGATTATCTGGAGAACTGGCATGCCAAACGCTTGGCAATTACCATCGGACAGGTTGAGTGTTTGGTATATGTCCATATGCTGAAGGGTCTCATTCGTACGGAGGAGGGAGCCCTGATTAAAGAGTATGCTGAGAATCCCAGTCTGAGAAGCACCTATGCTGCGCAGACCATTGTTGACGAAGTCGTTAACGAAGATGAACGCTTCATTGAAAAAGAGGCGTTGCCAATCGATGAAGAATTCCCTCGGGGTACGCGTGCGTTTTTCCTGGGAGAGTACGCATACGGACGCCCCCTTGAAGTTGCTGCCCACGCCAATaacaaggctgagatcgtTGTTTCGATGCTGAAGAATAAGGAACCGGACTTTGCGAAGCAAATTATCCACCAGGCAGAACGCTCCAACCCCTACACCCCTTCTTTTGCTGTTGCCAAGCAGTTGGGAATTCATCCTCTTGTTCTGAGCAAGATTACGTCTTCGTATCAAATTATCAATTCTGCTGGACTTCGACTGAATTTGGGACTGAATTTGAAATTTGAAGGACGAAAACTCAAGGTTCTGGGCTACTCAAGGAAGTCTCACACGGGCTGGGAATTCAGTGGCATGGCAATCAAGTTGATTGCTGACTACATGGTTGCCTTCCCCGATTTCTTTGCGGCCATCCAGAGGGAACCTCAGAAGAGCGAGGTTCTCGAAACCGATCTTTGGAACGACCCCAGTGTTGCTTCACAGAGAGTCAAGGAGATCGTGGCCTGgctcaagaagcaggagaccAGCAAATTCGAGCGTGTTCCTTTGGAAGCTGAGCAACTCGACTCCGAGGTTGTTAAGGCCCTGGCTAATGTCGGAGAACAAATTCatgctgcttctcaagatattGAAATTAAAAAGCTGCGTAGTGTTCCTCGTTCAGCGCTTCTCAAGCCgtctgatgctgagatggtGCTCGGCAGTCAGAACTTTGCCCTGGGAGATCGGGTGACTTACGTCTCTGCCGCTGGAAAAGTTCCTATCGCGACCCGTGGAACTGTTGCTGGTATCAGCCGCACAGCTACCGCTCTGCTTTTAGATGTTGTCTGGGACACATCGTTCATGAGTGGCACTACGCTTAACGAGAGAGCTCCGATGTTCCGTGGACAAACTgtggcatcttcttcggtTCTGAATACCACGAACAAACAAGTAATCTCAACCACAAGCAAGTCACAACAGCGACGACCGGTCTCCGCCGCCCACGGTGGATATGCGAATGTGGGTGTCACACAATATAAGGATGCTCCGGCACCTGGTCCGCTTCGTGGTGGATGGCGCGGAGCCTTGAATGGCTCCAACTCACCTGGGCGCAACTCCCctggacgaggacgaggcaACGGCGCTCGTGGAGGTGCTCCTAACCTCATGCACAGCACCTTGGTTTACCGGAATGGTCCTCCCGACGGCGCATCTCAAGGCCAGGACGCTAATGGGCACGGAACTCAAGGTAGAGGAGGTCGTGGTCGCGCACGCGGTACCCATCATAGTCCCCCCGGTCCTGAGAGGCACCAAGGGGTCGAGCCCCCGCAAGAACAGAAATATGGCAATGTTCCTCCACCAGCCAGCCTTGACTCACCCCGAGGCAGGGGCCGTGGACGTGGACGTGGTGGAAGAGGGCGAGGCGGAGCCAGCCGCGGACGAGGCAACGgaggagctgctgctgatggaacCCAAGGCTAG